A genomic segment from Aegilops tauschii subsp. strangulata cultivar AL8/78 chromosome 1, Aet v6.0, whole genome shotgun sequence encodes:
- the LOC141027938 gene encoding uncharacterized protein, translated as MPPRRDPGFNFPLELTQLIQQQNALMQMLIQNQNQNNNNNNNNPPPPPPVDSLTRFLRLNPPVFSNSTEPIVIDDWLRKIGRELATAGCNDAEKVKFAAHQLDGPAAAWWENYTTTYPLESVTWTQFQQAFRTAHVSAGAMSLKKEFRSLRQGGRTISQYVDEFSKLARYAPEDVATDAAKQEKFLEGLNDELGVQLTVATFANYQELVDKATILEGKHQQMENRKRKYGHRKYNSGVQQKPRYSPYSGSSGSCTSKFGGNHHNHGGHIQHGGNGHNHHGHKHGNGNGNGGNGNQQHFNSSTPMKKDLSHITCFKCKKTGHYSNDCPE; from the coding sequence atgcctccaagacgtgaccccggattcaACTTTCCGCTGGAGCTCACGCaattgatccagcagcagaatgctcTTATGCAGATGCTCATTCAGAACCagaaccagaacaacaacaacaacaacaacaacccaccgccgcCACCCCCAGTTGACAGTCTTACCCGTTTTCTGAGGCTGAACCCACCCGTGTTCTCCAATAGCACGGAGCCGATTGTCATAGATGACTGGCTCCGCAAGATAGGAAGGGAGTTGGCCACGGCAGGATGCAATGATGCTGAGAAGGTGAAGTTTGCCGCCCATCAGCTGGATGGCCCGGCCGCTGcttggtgggagaactacaccaCCACATACCCCTTGGAGAGTGTGACTTGGACTCAGTTCCAGCAAGCGTTCCGCACTGctcatgtctcagctggagccaTGAGTCTGAAGAAGGAGTTCCGCAGCTTGCGCCAGGGAGGACGCACGATATCCCAGTATGTTGATGAGTTCAGTAAGTTGGCCCGTTATGCCCCAGAGGACGTGGCCACTGATGCAGCCAAGCAAGAGAAGTTTCTGGAGGGACTGAACGATGAGTTGGGAGTTCAGTTGACTGTGGCGACCTTTGCGAACTATCAGGAGCTGGTTGATAAGGCTACCATTCTCGAAGGCAAGCACCAGCAGATGGAGAATCGTAAGAGGAAGTACGGTCACAGGAAGTATAACTCTGGAGTTCAACAGAAACCCCGCTACAGCCCGTACTCAGGAAGTTCTGGATCATGCACTAGCAAGTTTGGGGGGAAtcatcataaccatggaggccacattCAGCATGGAGGAAATGGACACAACCACCATGGTCACAAGCATGGAAATGGCAATGGCAATGGAGGGAATGGCAACCAGCAGCATTTCAACTCTTCTACACCAATGAAGAAAGATCTGAGTCACATCACTTGCTTCAAATGCAAGAAGACAGGGCACTACTCCAATGACTGTCCCGAATAG